Genomic segment of Cytobacillus suaedae:
CTAGTTTAAGGGATTCGTAGGATAGCAAATCGTGATTTATGGATTAAAAGAATAAGAGTGACTCCAATCACCTTAACGTAAAATGGAGTCATTTTAGCATATGACATGAAAGTGCCCATTGTTCCTTTGAAGGGTAAAGTTGATTATATTGGCACAGTAGCATTGCACTATAAATATAGATACCAACAGGTTTATCCACATTGTCCACATGTAAATACCATTTATCCACAAAAAATATACACAAGCACAGTAAGTCAAAATAACTACTAATAGAGTAATAGAATTCTTTATCCACATTATCCACAACACTGTGGACAAGTTGTGCACAGATTTATGGAGATTTTGTGAACAGATAAGAAAAATATAAAGTAGACATATTAAAAAGGAAGGGTTCATTGAACCCTTCCTTTACTGTGCATAAATGCTCTTAACGATTTTTACCTTGTCGTCTGTCTGCAGCATCTGCACGCGCTTGTGCTTCCAAGTCATCTTGGTCTGCTAACTCTCGAGAGAATTCCTCGTCGATGCCGTCAGATTTCATGTTTTTAGGTACTTGTGGCAATGTTGCTTTATTTTTATCTCGTGTTTTATGTCCATGCGATCTGCCCATACCATCTGCCCCCTATCATGTATATGAAGAATTTGATATTCCTCATCTAATAGGTTGTCGCATCAAGGCTAAATCATAAGTGGCAGTAGAAGGAAATATTAATGACGTGCTTTTTTCTCAGTATAGCCACCAGCTTGGTCAGCCATTTTAAAATCTCTAGCGTATGCTAACTCCTGTGCGCTACTTAAAGTACTTTTTGTACGTTCTCTTCTTTTTTCTTTTGCCATAATAAACAACCTCACTTTCCACAATTTAGTATTATTTTGCCCTTATTTTCAGGTTTTAAAACAAAGCTCGTTAAACTTATCTGTTGATATCAGCTACAGGCACTCGCTTTCCGCGGGCGGTCCGTGAGCCTCCTCAGCGCTACGCGCCTGTGGGGTCTCACTTTGACGCGCTTCTCCCGCAGGAGTCTCGTGCCTTCCGCTGAAATCAACATGATTAAAATCAAAATTCAGGCTTGAAAATAGCACAACAAAAAAAGCCTATTTCTAAAAATAGGCTTTTTCAAAAATTTAAGCTTCTAATAAATGTTGGCTTTCTTCGTATACTGCTGCTGTTCGTAATGTGTGAAGTGTATATTGATCCTTTGAGATTTCATACAGGTTGTAGATGTCTTGCCCTGCATTAATTTCATCAAGTAGGCTTTTTCGTGTATGGTTTGCAAAGGCCACATATGGTAATTTTGCAGCTGCTTTATTAGAACGTTCATTTATTTTTCGAACACGCATAAAGATTTTTTCAATTTCCATATCGTAAAATAGTTCATTGAAGAAAGCATCTTTTGCTAATTGGTTATATCCTTTTCCGTGATAAGGTTTACCTAACCACGTACCAAGAAAACCTGCGTTGTCTTGTAGGTCAAACAAATTAATTGTCCCAATTGGAGAGCCCCACTCATCTAGAATGGTACGTGAAATCAATTCACCACGCTCTTCTGCTTCAATTGTTTGCTTTGTCAAAAATAGAAACTCTTCATATGAATTAGCTTTATGACGCACAAAAGGGAAGACATCCGGGTGCACCATTAATTCATAAAGAGCCTGGCAATCTTGAAGATCACGTTTTTTCAGCATCTTTATCCCTCCAAAAGAGGACAGACAGACTCGTAGTATCGATCCACCCTCGAAATTTTTGTGTTGAGAAAAATTTCGGGGTGGGAATCGAACCCACTAGAACCAGTCACACTGGTGGCGCACCATTTGCCTTCCCATAAATAATCACAGATTATTTAAGTAAAAGATTATGAAGTTTTTTTAATCACTAACGTATAATACTAAAATTTAAATGAAAAAGATACTACTTTTTTGTAAAAATTTAATGTAAATTTATTCTATAATTCGACGAAAAAAGTTTACAATTGTCTAACGGTGTCAAACGTTCCCAAATCCATTAGTCACCTTGATAAACAATGTCTCCACCAATCATTGTTATTTCAGGTTTTGCAAGGAAATGAAAAGGATGATGATTCCATAAAACGATATCAGCATCTTTACCCACTTCAAGACTTCCTACTTTATCTTCAATCCTTAGGTTTCGAGCAGCTGTTATCGTGATTCCTTCTAATGCTTTATGTTCATCCATTCCTTCGCGTACAGCTATTGCAGCACATACATTTAAATATTGAATCGGTGTATAAGGATGATCAGTTGTTATTGAAACTTCAATTCCATTTTCCGTGAGTACCTGATAGGTTTTCCAAGTCTTATTTTTTAACTCAACCTTTGAACGGCGTGTTAGTGTTGGACCAACAGATACCTTTAGATTTCGGTCAGCTAATTCATCGACAATTAAATGTCCTTCAGTACAATGTTCAATCCTAAAATCTAAGTTAAACTCATCTGCAAATCGAACAGCTGACATAATATCGTCCGCACGATGTGCATGGATTCGGACAGGAATTTCTCGTTTTAGTGCTTTAATAATAGGAATCACACGAATATCATTTTCTGCATGACTTCCGTATAGTGCTTTATAAAAAGTTTCTCTGAGCATCCCCATAATACCCATTCGCGTGATGGACTCTTTGTTTCCATGGCTATGCATTCGTTTTGGATTTTCACCAAAAGCTACTTTCATACCAGCTAATGGCTGCATTAGCATTTTTGAAACATTGTTTCCATGTGTTTTAATAACAGAGGTGGTACCACCAATAATGTTTGAGCTGCCAGGCATAATATGTGCAGTAGTAATACCATATCGGATTGCATCACCGAATGCTGGGTCAAGTGGGTGAACACTATCTAATGCACGAATGTGTGGTGTAAGTGGTTCAATTGTTTCATTTGCATCGTTACCAGCCCAACCTGTTCCTTCATCATATAACCCAAGATGAGTATGAACATCAATCAATCCTGGTAAAAGGTGTTTGCCGTTACATTCAATGACCTTCGTTTGTTCTGTAGGCTGTAATCCGAAGCCTAACTCTTTAATTTTGCCATTTTCAACGAGTAGATCTGCATTCATTAATTTAGCTGAAGTAATAGGATAAATAGTCGCATTTTTAAATAAAATCTCAGGCATTTTGTACTCCCATTTCTCTTAAATAATAGTAATATTACTAGCTTAAACAATACTATGTTTTTAGTATGTTTTCTAGTGCCTCTTCAAGGTTTTCGTAAAGAAAACGATACCCATATTGCTGTATTTTTTCCGGTAATACCTTCTGTCCATCAACTACGAGTGTACTCATTTCTCCTAAGAGTAGACGTAAGGCAAAGCTAGGTACGGGTAACCAGTGAGGACGACCGATTACAGCTCCAATGGTTATACCAAAATCCTTCATTTGTTTCGGTTCAGGGGTCGTAATATTTAATGGTCCTTTTATGGACTCATGAGTAATCGCAAATTCAATCATTCGAACAACATCTTGTATGTGGACCCAAGATAACCACTGGTGACCTGAAGCGATTGTGCCTCCTATAAACAGCTTATAAGGTAGGACCATCCTTGGTAGTGCGCCTTCACGTTCTCCCAGAATAATTCCAAAGCGGGCCAACACAGTCCTGACTCCGTGTTCCTCTGATTTTAGTGCTTCCTTTTCCCAAGTGTGAACAGTAGTAGCTAAAAAATCAGAGCCAACTCGTTTTGAACGTTCGGTAAATGTCTCATCTAATGAGGTTCCATAGATGCCAATTGCACTTGCATTGACGAGCACCTCTGGTTTTTTTGATAGTGATGAGATCAAGTCAATGACCTTCTCAGTAGCATTGATTCGGCTAGCTAGAATCCTCTTTTTTCTATCCGTTGTCCATCTACCACTATTAATTGATTCTCCTGCAAGATTCACAATGGCATCTATTGAGGTTAGTTCTGCCTCAGGAGTAGAATCTGGGCTTAACCATTTTACATAATGTAGATTAGGGTGTTGTTCTTTCTTATTGTTTACATTTCGAGTTAAAATAAAGACATTATGTCCTTTTGATATGAGATAGTTGGTCAACGCGGTTCCAACAAATCCTGTTCCACCTGCGATTGCAATATTCAAATTAAGACCCCCTATAATAAGATAAATTTATGAGGTGATAGATATGGCTTATATTACCAAGATTACCACACAACAAAAAAATAAAGAACGTTATAATGTGTTCATCGACTACGGAAAAGGCGAGGAATATGCTTTTAGTGTGAATCAAGACGTTCTAATAAAGTTTCAGCTGAAAAAAGGCTTACAATTAGACGAGCTTGATTTAACAGAAATTCAGTTTGAGGATGATATAAAGAAGGCATATAATCAGGCGCTGGTATTTTTGTCATATCGTATGCGTTCAGAGAAAGAAATAGTCGCGCATCTAAAAAGTAAAGAAGTTGATGATCAAGTTATTCCCGATATCATTCATAAATTAACATCTCTTAACTATGTAAATGATTTGGAATTTGCGAAAGCGTATGTAAAAACGCAAATCAATACAAGCAGCAAAGGTCCAGGTATCATAAAACAAGAGTTATTCGAAAAGGGAGTTTCTAGGGACATTGTTGAATCTAGTCTAGAGTTATTTAGTAGGGAAGAACAAGTTGAAACAGCCTTGAAGCTGATTTCGAAGATTCAGAAAAAGGGAAATAAGGTATCTAAAATTCAGCAGAAACAGAAAACGGAAGAGATGTTAATGCGTAAAGGCTTTTCATGGGATATTATTCAGATTGCGAATGAAGAGGTTGAGGTGGAAGATACTGAAGAAGACGAAGAGTGGGAAGCTGTTCAATACCAAGGACGTAAAGCACATAGTCGTTACAAAAAGTATGAAGGCCGGGAGTATGAACAGAAGATGAAGCAGGCTCTTTATAGGAAGGGTTTTTCTATGGAGTTGATTTCACGGTTTATTGAGATGATGAAAGAGGAGGAGTAGACTGGAATTCTTTGATTTTCTTTAGGTTAGGGTGAAGAGTGGATTGGAGCGGAAGGCATTTGACTCCTGCGGGACGAAGAGGGACATCCGGCGAGACCCCACAGGTGCAGAGCACCGAGGAGACTCGCATCCCTCCCCGCGGAAAGCAAATGCCTGCAGGGAAAAGGAACGGTCCAGTATTAAATTAATAACCTTTTATACAAACAACTCCGCCTGCCCATTAAACTCCTTAATAATAATCGAAGCAATTTCCTTCGGTGTGGGGAGTCTAGATTTGTCTTTGATATGCCGGGGTGCATTGTTCCAGAACGGTGTATCCATGCCTCCCATATAAACCGCAGTGACGGACGTAGAAGAGGCTTCAAGCTCTTTTATGAGACTTTCAGTAAAACCTCTAATCGCAAATTTGCAAGCAACATAGACTGATTCGTTAACTTTGCCTTTCTGGCCAGCGGTTGAAATGATGTTCATTATTTTTGAGTTGGGTTGGGCTAGCAGATGTGGTAGTAGTGATTTAGTAACGTTTATTGTACCCGTGATATTTGTGTGAATCATCTCTTCTACTTGGCGATTCGTTAATGAGGCAAGGGCTCCAAAATAACCCACACCTGCATTGTTAATCAAGTATGAAATCTTATGTGTTTTTAAAATGGTCTCAGTCCATTTCTCGACTTGATCCACATCACCTATATCCACAGCATAAGATGTAGCTTTTCCACCGTTATTACGTATTTCTTTTTCTGTATCGTTAAGTTTATCAAGCGTTCTTCCGGCTAATAGTATATGATGACCTTGATTTGCATATTGAAGGGCCAGTTCTTTACCTAAGCCCGAACCTGCACCGGTAATTAAGATTGTCTCCAAGTGAACTCCACCTTTAATAAGGGAATAATTGTAATACCATTATACGTTATATCCTAAAACATTGTATTAAGTCCCAATTTTCTTCTATAATTTAATAAGAGTTTTACACATAGGAGTGAAAAATTGATGCAAGAGAAAAGATATAGCCAAATGAGTGAGTATGAATTGAAGCAGGAAATCGCAACACTTAGTGAAAAAGCAAGAAAAGCTGAACAGCTTGGAATGGTTAATGAATTTGCGGTGCTTGAACGCAAAGTGGTAATGGCTAAAGCATACCTTTTAAATCCTGAGGACTTTAAACCGGGTGAAGTTTATGAGATTGAAGGAGACCCAGGGGCTACTTTTAAAATTGACTATATGAACGGCATTTTTGCATGGGGGAATCGAGAAGGAAGTAAAGAGGAAGATGCATTACCTATTTCAATGCTCATAAGAAAAGGATAAGCTAGTAAAAACTAGCTTATCCTAACAATTACGAACGCTTTCTAGTTTGGTTTTCAAGAATAATGAGGTTTTGTGTCTGTTTTGTTTCCCCATTAACTTGAGCCCATGAATGTTTAGGATTTGCCCAAGCTTGTTGAAAAGGATTCGAATAAAGATTATCGTAAAACTTCTTCTTAGTATGCTTTCCCAATCTAAGCACCTCCGCTACCTGAATAAGGAATCTAATCTAATCAGAAATTTTTACACAATACACTTTTTAAAAGTGGTCTTGTCGTCTACCCGATGCTCTCATTCGTTCCTGTGGGTGAGTGTTGATTGTGCCATCAGCTCGGCGTGAATTATATTCAGCTTTTGCTCTCGGCTCACCTTCAAACTTGTTGTGATTTTGATTAGGGAAACCTCTTTCTTTGTTTCTTACCATAGAGTATTCCTCCTAAAACAAAAGTATCGTGTAAAAAGAAAGTGTTCTCTTTAAACACGTACTAATAGTATGGTTTTGTTTAAGAGTGAGTATGTGTTATTTACTACGTGAAATATTACCAGAAAGGTGGATAAATCCATGAACGATTATTATGAACGGTTAACAGCGTACCTTTTAGAAAAAAACAGTAGTCTATCCTATGCTCAAGCTAAAACGTGGATAGAATTGCTTTGGGATGATTTTGAAACAACCTATGCAAAAGCGGGATATGAATATAAAGGGAAAGAACTAACAGAAAAGATTGTTACCCAATGGATTAATCATTATGGATCGAATCTTCATGAGTTTGTGACAAACAATCCTAAATATAAGCACTTGCTTAATCAGGATGATTATTTGCAACATTAAAAGGCGAAGGTTCTAAGACCTCCGCCTTTTAGTTTGTTATTAATTCAAGTTTCTTCCTCAATTTTTCTTCACTAAAAATCCATCCTGTATAGGAGCTTACAATCTCTAATTTTGCATCAAGCTGTACAACTGCTACAAAGGGGTAATACCCTTTACTTCTATATCGTAAATCAATGAATCGGACCTCATAATGATCATCATATTCATCCACTTCCCATCGATAGACCGGTGAAAAAGATAAGAAAGCTGACACATTTTTATCTTTTTTAGCTGCATCAAACAAAGGTGACTCTGGCAATGGGCACTTTTCAAACTTATCATGAATCACAATTTCATTGTTAACCGCCCTAGCAACGTAAAAATAACGATCAGTCGTTACGGCAATATGCCATTGGTTAAATCGGAGCGTTGGTGAAATAATGATTTCTTCGATATTTTCAATTTTTTCGTTGACAGCATTCGCCACTTTTCTACGCTGACTAAAACGTAAAAGGTAGTAACCAATGAGAATCAAGTAAATGGTTAGGAAGGTGTAACCAGGATGCGCACCATAGCCCCATAGCAAGATTCCCACGATGTGCATGAAAAAAATGAAGGGATCAAATGTGTTAATTACCCCTAAAGCCACCCACTTTTTCGAAAATGGTCGAAGGGCCTGGGTCCCATATGCGTTAAATATGTCGACAAAAACATGAAGGATTACACCAATAAATGTCCAAATCCATAAGTGGAAAAAGTTCGCGTCTGGTAAAAAATAATAAATAATCCCTGAAATTAATAGGGGCCAAAGAATAATGGCTGGTATAGAGTGAGTAATACCTCGATGATTTCGTATATATTGTGCATTATTTCTTAATTTAAGTATGGTATCTAAGTCAGGTGCTTGTGAGCCGATAATTGCACCTAACATGACTGCCTGGGCAGTTGCAGGGTGCGCTGATACAGTTGGGTCAATTGTAGCAATTCCACCCAGTGCAAGGCCCATGACTACATGTGTGCCTGTATCCAATCAGTTTACCTCCTTAAGCATGGAAACTTCTTCACTTTAATTTATCCAACTCTATAGATTTTAAAAGGAGTGACAAAAAGAATGTCAACTAACTTTCAGGTTTTTGTTGAATATGAAGTAAAAAAGACTTTTAATCATCAATATGAACAACTTATGAAAAATGTGATATCATTACTATCTGAGTTCGGTGCAGAAAGAATTGAATGGTATTCTTTAACCCACCAAACGAACAAATACATTGAAGTCTTTCAGGTACCAACAGAGGCTCATTTTTATGCCTTAAAAAAGATACGTACCTCTAAGAGTCATGAGATCTTCACTCATTTTGAAAACTTTGTTGAAGGTGGAGGAGCGAGCATTCAGTATTGGGCTTTAAAAAAGAGCTCGTAACTTACCTTTACGGACAACCTGGGGGAAAAAATGAACAATACAACTAAAGAGATACTAGAACACTTTTCTATAAATGAATTTCAAGATGATTTAATCAGCTGGTTTGATAAGGAAAAAAGAGATCTTCCTTGGCGCAAAAATAAAGATCCTTATAAAGTATGGATCTCTGAAATTATGCTACAGCAAACTCGAGTTGATACGGTTATCCCTTATTTTAACAACTTTATTAAACAGTTTCCAACAATAGACTCATTAGCAGAAGCAGATGAGGAAAAGGTCCTAAAGGCATGGGAAGGGCTCGGCTATTACTCAAGAGCACGTAACCTTCAAGCAGGTGTAAGAGAGGTAAAGGAATCTTATAATGGAATTGTCCCAAATACAGCTGAGGAAATCTCGAAGCTTAAAGGGGTTGGACCGTATACAACTGGTGCCATTCTTAGTATTGCATATGGGGTACCAGAGCCAGCGGTTGATGGCAATGTAATGAGGGTGCTATCAAGAATTTTATCAATCTGGGATGATATCGGAAAAACAAAAACACGTCAGCAATTTGAAGTGATTATTAAAGAGATCATTTCAAAGGAAAATCCATCTTACTTTAATCAAGGTCTCATGGAGCTAGGTGCCTTAATTTGTATCCCATCCAATCCAGCCTGTTTATTATGTCCTGTTCAAAAGCACTGCAAAGCCTTTGCTGAGGGAGTCCAAAGAGAACTGCCAGTAAAAAGCAAGAAAAAGCAGCCGAAATCAGTAGCAATGGCTGCAGTTGTAATTGAAGATACAGAAGGAAATATAATAATCCACAAAAGACCTGGCAAGGGATTACTAGCTAACCTATGGGAATTTCCAAATCATGAAACGGTAAATGAATATGATGTCCAGAAAAAACACTTACAAGATTACCTTCAGGAGACATATGGCCTTGACGTCGAAATCAAAGAACAATTTACCTCGATTCAACATGTGTTTTCTCATCTAATATGGAATATTGCCGTCTTTAAAGGAAAATTGGTCGGCCAACTTGAAAGCCAAGAAAACCTAAAATTAGTTTCAGAGAACGAAATCAGTGAATACCCGTTCCCTGTTTCACACCAAAAAATCTACAAAGAATACAAAATCTAAAAGCGGGGCCTGACCCCCAGTACGTTAACGCATTAACGCGCCGGGGGTCAGGCCCCAAATGATTAATCGTAGGTTACTCTTGTTCCGTGCGTCCAATCAGCTTCCTGCCTCATTAGGCCGCCTCTATTTTCGATTTCTTTAATGATATCTCGATGGATGGCTTGACCTTCTGCATTTAAATATGGAACTACTTGCTGGAAGGAGTGGTGGAAGAAGGCTAATTCACTATCCTTCCAATCATTTTTGGACATCATCGTTAGTTCAGTCATATCTCGACCTACATACATGGAATATAACCTCCTGGGAAGTACCGAAATCTTACTTAGTTTTTGATACAATAACCTTGTCTATACTCTTAATTAAAAATTACATAAAAGGGGATTTAACATGTCTAATAAAGTAGCACTTGTAACTGGAAGTAGTAGAGGAATCGGTAAAGCAATCGCTATCCGTTTAGCAAGCGAAGGATATGATATCGTAATTAACTACGCGAGAAGCAAGTCAGCAGCTCTTGAAGCCGCTGCTGAAATAGAAGCGTTAGGACGTAAAGCTCTTGTAGTAAAAGCAAACGTAGGGAAACCAGAAAAGATTGTCGAGATGTTTCAAGAAATCGATGAAGCATTTGGAAGACTTGATATTTTAGTGAGTAATGCAGCATCAGGTGTGCTTCGTCCAATTATGGAGCTTGAAGAGTCGCATTGGGATTGGACGATGGATATTAACAGCAAAGGCCTACTTTTCTGTGCCCAAGAGGCGGCAAAAAGAATGGAGAAGAATGGTGGAGGGAAAATTGTCAGCTTAAGTTCATTAGGCTCTATTCGTTACCTAAAGAATTACACAACGGTTGGTGTTTCAAAAGCAGCTGTAGAATCACTAACAAGATACCTTGCAGTAGAGCTTGCTGAAAAAAATATCATCGTCAATGCTGTATCTGGTGGAGCGGTAGATACCGATGCACTAAAACACTTTCCAAACCGTGAAGAATTGTTAGATGATGCAAGAAAAAATACACCTGCTGGCAGAATGGTGGAACCTGAAGACCTTGTTAATACGGTTATGTTCCTTTTATCTGACCAAGCAAGCATGATTAGAGGTCAAACCATTATCGTCGATGGCGGTAGATCACTACTCGTTTAAATTTCTGAAAAAAAACAAAAAAATTTACTTGTTTTCTGGATAATAAAATTACCTCCTGGACAAATTAATCTTCGTGGAGGTGATTACAATGGCAAACCAAAATCCAAATCAAACATCTGCTGGAACTAACGTTCAAGAAGTTAGACAACAGAATGCACAATCTCAAGGTCAAGGTGGAGCTGGTCAATTCGGAACTGAATTCGCTAGCGAAACTAACGCTCAAGAAGTAAGACGCCAAAACCAACAAAGCCAAGCTAACAAAGGTCAAGGCAATTCTTAATTAGTACTTAACCCATAGCACTTCTTATCTCACGATAGGGAGTGCTTTTCTTGTGGAAATAATCGGATAGATTTTTTCTCAAGGTTGTGGCTTCAAATTAAGAGTGGATTGGAGCGGAAGGCATTTGAATCCTGCGGGAAATGAGGAAATGTCGAGACCCCACAGACGGAACGTCGAGGAGGCTCGCATCCCTCCCCGATGGGAATTTGCCCTTGAAAAAGCCGGCAGTTGGGCTTTTTCATAATTCCCCGCGGAAAGCTAATGCCTGTAGCGCAAAGGAACGGACTACATAAAGATTGAGAAACATCATTTTTTACAAAAAGAGCGTAAAATATATACTCTCTCGACAAAACTTTCCAAAATTAGCCATAACTAGTCAGAGGAAATAACAAAAACAGAAAGAACTCTATAGTATGATGATTTTGAGTATCCACTTGAGACCAAAGTATTGGAAGGGGACAATCAACAATGAATCGCTTTGACCAACTTGTAAGTGAACAATTAAAAACAATGGATAAGTTATTATTCATCCAATCTGAGATCGAACGCTGCCAACAACTAGAAAAAGAACTCGTAACACTCCAAAACCAAACAGAACTTAACTCAATCCAAGCAGAAATCAACAACATGAAACTAGAACTTCGCCAAATCCAAGAAACATTCGAACACCAAACAGAAGAAGTCATCCGTACATACCAAGACAGACAACAACCCATTGCTTAATATAGAAAAAATAATATTAAATAAAGTCCACTAGTGGATTGGAGCGAAAGGCAATTGAATCCTGCAGAAAGCAATTGCCTGTAGCGCAAAGGAACTTCAGGTTTAAACTGAAGAACATCAACCTTTTATTGGATAATTATTCATAAAAAAGTCCGAGCCATCAAAAAACTGATGGCTCTTTTGTTTTAAATTATGACTTTAACCGTTATAATAGGAGTAAATGGTAAAATCTTTGTTTACTAAACAGCACTTTTACATACAATTTTATCGAGCATTCGCCACAATACTATTTACCGATTTCATAATTTTTTGAAACTAGGCTTGATAAAATCAAGAAACCACTAATTGCAAATATGCTAATAGTAACAAAGCGTCCAAGATGAAAGTAGGGGAAGAGAAATGGATGCTCCCATGGAAGGAGACAGAGTACAAATACATAGCTATAAACACAATGGAAATATCCATCGTGTTTGGGATGAAACCACTATTTTAAAAGGGACGCAAAGCCTTGTAATTGGTGCAAATGATCGTACAATTGTGACAGAATCAGATGGACGAACATGGATTACAAGGGAACCGGCGATTTGCTACTTCCATTCTAAACATTGGTTTAATATTATCGGTATGATCAGGGAAGATGGGATCTATTATTACTGTAATATTAGCTCACCCTTTATTTGGGACAAAGAAGCATTAAAATATATAGATTATGATTTAGATATTAAAGTTTTCCCGGACATGACCTATATTTTATTGGATGAGGATGAATATGAACGCCATCGACGTGAAATGAGATATCCTGAACCAATTGACCGTATCCTTTGGAGCAATGTGGACAGGCTGATACGTTGGATCCGCGGGCGAAAAGGTCCCTTTGCACCAGAATTCATTGATCAATGGTATGAACGTTATTTAACGTATCGAAGGTAATGGATGAAGCTCCCTTTTAGAGTATATAGTTTCGGTAGTTAATGAAACCTGTTGAATCAAGTGGCAACAGGTTTTTATTCATGAATCACTTTTAGGAGGCCATATGGGTAGTATTAAGCGCTATATGCAGTTTGTTAGACCTTACCGATGGCAAATAGTTGGTACAATAGCAATTGGTGTTATAAAATTCACCATTCCTTTATTAATCCCACTTTTGTTGCAATATGTTGTCGATGATATTATCGGATCAAAAGAAATGTCAACCGAGGACAAGACGAGTCAGCTTTTAAAAATAATGGGCTTTGTCTTTTTTATATTTGTTGTTGTTCGTCCTCCCATTGAATATTACAGACAATACTATGCACAATGGGTAGGCAGTAAAATTTTATATGATATAAGAGACCAGCTCTTTAGGCATATCCAAAAACTAAGTTTACGCTATTATTCAAATACGAGAATTGGAGAGGTCATCTCTCGCGTTATAAATGATGTAGAGCAAACGAAAACATTTGTTATTACAGGGTTGATGAACCTCTGGCTCGATATGTTTACCATTGTTATTGCAGTAGCAATTATGGCTACAATGGACCCTCTATTAACACTTGTATCGTTGGTTTTATTTCCTTTCTACGGTTTATCAGTGAAACACTTTTATGGAAGACTTCGCTCATTAACCCGTGAACGCTCACAAGCATT
This window contains:
- the mutY gene encoding A/G-specific adenine glycosylase → MNNTTKEILEHFSINEFQDDLISWFDKEKRDLPWRKNKDPYKVWISEIMLQQTRVDTVIPYFNNFIKQFPTIDSLAEADEEKVLKAWEGLGYYSRARNLQAGVREVKESYNGIVPNTAEEISKLKGVGPYTTGAILSIAYGVPEPAVDGNVMRVLSRILSIWDDIGKTKTRQQFEVIIKEIISKENPSYFNQGLMELGALICIPSNPACLLCPVQKHCKAFAEGVQRELPVKSKKKQPKSVAMAAVVIEDTEGNIIIHKRPGKGLLANLWEFPNHETVNEYDVQKKHLQDYLQETYGLDVEIKEQFTSIQHVFSHLIWNIAVFKGKLVGQLESQENLKLVSENEISEYPFPVSHQKIYKEYKI
- the fabL gene encoding enoyl-[acyl-carrier-protein] reductase FabL — protein: MSNKVALVTGSSRGIGKAIAIRLASEGYDIVINYARSKSAALEAAAEIEALGRKALVVKANVGKPEKIVEMFQEIDEAFGRLDILVSNAASGVLRPIMELEESHWDWTMDINSKGLLFCAQEAAKRMEKNGGGKIVSLSSLGSIRYLKNYTTVGVSKAAVESLTRYLAVELAEKNIIVNAVSGGAVDTDALKHFPNREELLDDARKNTPAGRMVEPEDLVNTVMFLLSDQASMIRGQTIIVDGGRSLLV
- a CDS encoding gamma-type small acid-soluble spore protein, with the protein product MANQNPNQTSAGTNVQEVRQQNAQSQGQGGAGQFGTEFASETNAQEVRRQNQQSQANKGQGNS
- a CDS encoding DUF402 domain-containing protein, with product MDAPMEGDRVQIHSYKHNGNIHRVWDETTILKGTQSLVIGANDRTIVTESDGRTWITREPAICYFHSKHWFNIIGMIREDGIYYYCNISSPFIWDKEALKYIDYDLDIKVFPDMTYILLDEDEYERHRREMRYPEPIDRILWSNVDRLIRWIRGRKGPFAPEFIDQWYERYLTYRR